The DNA segment CAGTTGATGATGATCACGGCGATGGAGCCACCGGCTCGCTTTGATGCAGACTTGGTCCGCGATGAAAAGGTGAAGGTCCTGCATAGCGTCCGCCCGAAGACCGGTGGCGATTTTGCCTCGGAATCCGTGCGCGGGCAGTATGAAGGGTACCTTCAGGAAGAAGGGGTTCCCAAAAACAGCCAAACGGAAACCTTTACGGCCGTGAAATTGCACGTTGATAACTGGCGTTGGCAAGGCGTGCCATTTTATCTGCGTAGCGGCAAGGCGATGTCGTGTCGAACCACGCAGATTGTGATCCAGTTTAAGGAAGCACCCCATTTGTTGCTCGGATCCAAAACGCGAATCCCAACTGCAAATCAATTGGTAATCCAGGTTCAGCCCGCCGAAGGTATCCAGCTGCATTTTCAAACCAAGGTCCCCGATACCGAACTGAAAACGAAGCTTAGTTCGCTTGATTTTCGTTTCCAGCAGGATGGCGGACAGGAAGGGATGCCTGACTCGTACCAACGTTTATTGCTAGATGCAATGAATGGGGACGCAAGCTTGTTTGCTCGTAGTGACGAGGTCGAACTTGCCTGGGGAATCATCGATCCGTTGTTGGCTGCGTGGCGAAGTCCCGCGTCTCCTCCACTGCAAGTCTATCCTCAAGGGGAATGGGGACCGCAGGAATGTACTCAGTGGATGACGGAGCAAGGACGCCAATGGTTCGATGTCTGTCCTGTACTGAGAGGCTAGAACGTGGAACCACTAACCAGTCGTGCGAACCCCCGCTTGCGACACGCAGCACGCCTGCGAACGGGACGTTATCGTCGTAAATCGGGGGAGTTTCTTGTCGACGGCTGGCGTGAAACCGGCCGAGCTTTGAACGCTGGTATCGAACTGGTCGAACTGTTCGTGGAAGCGGGGCGATTTGAATCGTCTCGTGCTTCCCTGCCCGCTTGGGTTTCGGCGGTTCAGAAAGAACAGAAACTGACGTTGGTGGCCTCGGGAGTGTTTGAAAAAGTGGCCTACGGCGAACGAAACGAAGGGGTCGTGGCCCTCTTTGCGACTCCCTCACGGGAGCTACAGTCGCTTCGCTTGCCAGCGATTCCGCTCTTGTTGATTGCGGATCAAATTGAAAAGCCAGGGAACCTCGGGGCGATCCTTCGGTCCTGCGATGCTTTCGGCGTCGATGCTGTTTTATGCAGTGACTGTGCGACCGATCTTTTTCATCCCAATGTGATTCGGGCAAGCTTGGGAACGGTTTTTCAGCTTCCGGTGGTCGCTGCAACGGGGCCGGAAGTCCGAGCATTTTTGGCTGAGCAGAAAATTGGCTGTTTGGCCGCTCGCGTCGATGCGACTCAGACGCTTTGGCAAGCCGAGATGACCAACCCGATTGCCTTGGTCGTCGGTGCCGAAGCCGATGGCCTTGGAAAAGACTGGGATTCGCAGGGAGTCACGATTCCAATGAGTGGTATCGCAGACAGTTTCAACGTTTCGGTGGCCGCCGCCCTACTGGCTTGCGAGGCCCGCCGGCAGAGGGGTGCGTGACTCCGTTTACCAGAGCAGTCCGCAGAATCGTTAATGCTTGACAGGGCCAAGTCCGATATCTAGACGGGATGACCTGCCGACTCTGGCAGGATTTAAATCCAAAGATGTGCCATGGGGGGCGCGTCAATCGGACCATTGAAGGCCAAGGATGCGGCATGCTTTCTAGCAAACATGAACGACGAATCACCCGGAAAGTGTTGAGGGCTACTATCGCTGCGATAGTGGTTGCAACAGCAACCCCTGTGGTGTCAGCAGACTCGCCGGTCGAAAAATCGAAGGGTGTGTTGCCTTTGCTGCCGGTGAATGTCGGACCATACAAGTCGGATGCTTCTACTGGGATCTTAAAACCAGAAGCTGACCAAGGACTTGGGGCACATCCGAATCCATACTGCAAAACCGCTCCGCCCGTAGCCGACGAGATCTCTTTGGTCTCGGGACAGCGGCAGCCGACAAAATTGAAACTTGATCAGGCGCTGGCTGACCTGTTGCCGATATCACAGAACTCCAAGTCGCCAGCGGAAACTACCGCTGCCGCATCGGTTGGAATTCCGGAACATCTATGGGAACCGCCGTTGCTGTCGACCGATGGTACGGTCGAATTGGTGCGTCCTCGGACGACAATGCGACTGCGAGCGCTCTCCAGCCCGGACCATGTGCCAAAGTCCAGATTACAACTGAAGCCGAGTGGAGCGGTTGCTTCGCCGGAACCAGATTCTGCACCGGTGAACCGACATCTATCCGATCAGGTTCGGCTGCCGGTATCCCTGTCGCTATCCGATAAGTCAGCATTGAAAATGTCACTTGGGGATATGGAACCAAGCAGTGATGTTCAGGCTCCCAAACGTGATAGCGAGCCGGTTACGATGCAACTAAGTTCACCGTTGCCGAAACGAAAGGCGATCACTCTGACGATGTCCGACGCGTCTCAAGGGACGTCTGAAAATAAGTCGCCGAACAAAGGCTTGATCATCGCCTCACGTGAAGCCGACCTGCCAATCCATCGCAATCAATTTGCAACGATGCCTACCGAATTTATCCCCGTTCCGACCGCGGAAGCTTTGCCTCCAGCAGCGTTGGCAGAGGAGCCTCGTCCTCTTCTGAAGGAAGTTGAAAAACCGAAATCCGCACAATCGGCGTTTGGTAAGCTGTTCCGAGGGAAAGCATCGAAGCCTGAGACGCCGGCGCCCATGGAGGAATCGGTGATCGCGTCGGAGGAGGCTTTGCCGGTCACCCCTGAAGCGGAAATCGTGCGTGAAAATGCACAGATGTCACTATCACTGACGGATGTGGAAAAACCGAAATCCGCACAATCGGCGTTTGGTAAGCTGTTCCGAGTGAAAGCATCGAAGCCTGAGACGCCGGCGCCCATGGAGGAATCGGTGATCGCGTCGGAGGAGGCTTTGCCGGTCACCCCTGAAGCGGAAATCGTGCGTGAAAATGCACAGGTGTCACTATCACTGACGGATGTGGAAAAATCGAATCCCGAGAGTGCTGCGAAACAGATGGGATTTGCGGTTTCAAGGCCTACTGTAATTTCCATGGATGCCGCCGATGTGAAGCCACTAACGTTAGACGGTAGCCTCAAACACTTCCGAATAGAAAATCCATCGATCTGCCAAGTGCTTTCGGTGGGAAGTTCGGAGTTGCGAATTATCGGTCAGATGCAGGGCCAGACACGACTGATGGTGTGGCTCGAATCGACACCTGCAAACCAACCTCTCCGTTACCAAGTCAATGTTCAGCATTTGGAAACAGAGGCTGACAAATTGGTTCAGACTGCGACGCAATTGAACCGGGTGTTGGCAGCGAATTTCGCTGCGTCCGATGTGGAGGTTTCGGTGTCCTCAGCACGGTTGGTTGTGACCGGCCAAGTTGCGGATGACGCTCAAGCAAGACAGATTTTGCAGTTGATCCGCAAAGCCTGCTTGGTGCCTGTTGTTGATCAACTCTTAGTACGTTGATATTCCCTTTTTGATTCTTCTGTTTGCTCCACTCAATGTTCAATCCGGCGGCTTGAAGTGTCGGGATGCCGTTTTGCCTAGAGGTTAATAAAATGTATCGATCCACAATGACGAGCAACTTCCGACGCTTTGTCTTTTCCACTTTGATGGGGATGAGCGTGTGCTGTGCAGCTTCCGCAAATGCTCAAGAGAGCGGACTTGCCGGAGGACATGAAGGGATTCAACTAGCACCGGGTGAGCGGATTATCCGTTCAATTGATAACGAAACCGGTCAGTCCATCCCATTGTATGATGCCCAAACAAATCAGCCGCTTGAGCGTTCATCGGCTCTCGGTTCTGGCGTTGCAACCGGTGCCGGACACGGTCCTCTTCATGGACATTCCGGGCATCATCCAAGCGATTGTGCTTGCTCGCAGTGTGCGGGCGCCGCAGGTGCTTACAACGGTTTAGGTTGTTTCGGCGGCTGTGCACCGGGTTACTACTTTCGCGCAGAAGCCCTGTACATAAAGCGTTCAGGCGATGAAGGCCAAACGCTCAGCCGCAATTTTCAGCTATCTGAATTCGACTATGAACTGGGGACTCGGTTGACGCTGGGGCGGACATTCGATTGCTTAGATGGATACGAGTTTGTCTATTCGGGCATCTTCGATTGGGGAAATTCTGGTTCGATAACCAATCCTGGGAATTTGGATTCTGTCCTGACGACCGACTTGGTCA comes from the Roseimaritima multifibrata genome and includes:
- the zwf gene encoding glucose-6-phosphate dehydrogenase, which encodes MAHTIVIFGASGDLTSRKLIPAIYRLFQKKRLPEGTQIVGVSRSAFEHEAWREQLEVTTKKYVGDAFNDSVWGAFREQIFYQPGDIQEESDFHKLADFLKSIEPEGPVERVYYLSTKPQLYEKAIAQLGAAGLNDDSDGDRRVIIEKPFGTDLASAKALNIATHRVFREDQVYRIDHYLGKETVQNLFVLRFANSIFEPLWNRHFIDHVQITVAEEVPVGRRAGYYETAGVLRDMVQNHLLQLMMITAMEPPARFDADLVRDEKVKVLHSVRPKTGGDFASESVRGQYEGYLQEEGVPKNSQTETFTAVKLHVDNWRWQGVPFYLRSGKAMSCRTTQIVIQFKEAPHLLLGSKTRIPTANQLVIQVQPAEGIQLHFQTKVPDTELKTKLSSLDFRFQQDGGQEGMPDSYQRLLLDAMNGDASLFARSDEVELAWGIIDPLLAAWRSPASPPLQVYPQGEWGPQECTQWMTEQGRQWFDVCPVLRG
- a CDS encoding TrmH family RNA methyltransferase — its product is MEPLTSRANPRLRHAARLRTGRYRRKSGEFLVDGWRETGRALNAGIELVELFVEAGRFESSRASLPAWVSAVQKEQKLTLVASGVFEKVAYGERNEGVVALFATPSRELQSLRLPAIPLLLIADQIEKPGNLGAILRSCDAFGVDAVLCSDCATDLFHPNVIRASLGTVFQLPVVAATGPEVRAFLAEQKIGCLAARVDATQTLWQAEMTNPIALVVGAEADGLGKDWDSQGVTIPMSGIADSFNVSVAAALLACEARRQRGA
- a CDS encoding pilus assembly protein N-terminal domain-containing protein — translated: MLSSKHERRITRKVLRATIAAIVVATATPVVSADSPVEKSKGVLPLLPVNVGPYKSDASTGILKPEADQGLGAHPNPYCKTAPPVADEISLVSGQRQPTKLKLDQALADLLPISQNSKSPAETTAAASVGIPEHLWEPPLLSTDGTVELVRPRTTMRLRALSSPDHVPKSRLQLKPSGAVASPEPDSAPVNRHLSDQVRLPVSLSLSDKSALKMSLGDMEPSSDVQAPKRDSEPVTMQLSSPLPKRKAITLTMSDASQGTSENKSPNKGLIIASREADLPIHRNQFATMPTEFIPVPTAEALPPAALAEEPRPLLKEVEKPKSAQSAFGKLFRGKASKPETPAPMEESVIASEEALPVTPEAEIVRENAQMSLSLTDVEKPKSAQSAFGKLFRVKASKPETPAPMEESVIASEEALPVTPEAEIVRENAQVSLSLTDVEKSNPESAAKQMGFAVSRPTVISMDAADVKPLTLDGSLKHFRIENPSICQVLSVGSSELRIIGQMQGQTRLMVWLESTPANQPLRYQVNVQHLETEADKLVQTATQLNRVLAANFAASDVEVSVSSARLVVTGQVADDAQARQILQLIRKACLVPVVDQLLVR